The nucleotide sequence AACCGGATCAATCGAGTTTACATTATACTTGTTTATCAGAAGCGTCGGCTGGGCTCCGTAAGCAACAGTAAGATGACTTTGTTCAAGCATAGCCCTAGCTTTTTTTCTGATTTCTGGGTCTTTCATCCAGGAAACTTCAACAGCCGAGAAAAAGTCGTCTTCGCAAATTTTTTGAAGAGTTTCAAGTATCGGGCCTTCGCCTTTCATCGTTTCCGGGTAAATCATAAAATGGATTATCCCGACTTTCATGTAATCATGAATTGAATCTTTCATTTTGAACCTCCAGAACAGTGATCCCGTTACCCTTTAAAGGACAAAACATGGATCCACGTGCAATTTAATATGTTTTTTAAACACTTCATAATGCTCGTCAGAATGGTTTTTAAGGGCTTCGAAACATCCGTTAAAAAATCTATCTACAGTCAGTATGGAGCCGTAAGTTACGTGAAGCAACTGACGCAAGTCGCCATTGCCTGTTTTGGTGTCCAATAAAGCAAAAATATCCTCGCCTTTGAGCTTTGATATTTCAGGGATATTTTTAGTATTCGTGGATAATTCATAACTGGCGCGGTCTTTTTCAAATTGTTTCATCGATATTGCGTAAATTTCTTTAAAAAGGTCCGGGTTATGTTTTGCGACTATTCTCAACTCTTCCAGGTAATAAGTACCCGCTGATTTCAAATGGTAATTATTCTTTGTGTGTTTTGCAAGAATTGGGTATATGGAAAATTTGTCGCTGCCTGAATGAACGCAAAGCCTTACCCCGTATTTGTTGAGAATTTTGAGTATTTCAATCAGGTATCTCTCAAATTCGACTGTGTTTTTGTCATCCCTTTTTTCCAGATAATAGTCTATGGCTTTCTCAAAAAATCCCGGGAATCTGGGGGCAAGTTCATCAACTTTTATTTTTCTTTTTTTCAATTCTTCCAGGGCGAATATGACTTCGTCGAATTTTGTCGTATATTCAGTCTCGTCAAACGAAACTTCAACTGTGAAATCCTTTCCTTTCTTCAATTCAGCAGTCAGGTTTATAAGTTTTGTTAATTGTTCTACCGCTTCTTTTATGCTCTTTTTAAGCTCATTTGAAACATCATAAGTGAAATGTGTGCATCCGCCTGCAACTGCGGCTTTAATATGTTCCTCGGTTTTCAGGTGGTCTCCATCAGCTGACCAGGGGATCGTAAGATTTGCCTCCTGGGATGAGTAGGCGCCAAGGTCAATCACGTTTTCGTAAGTCCTGCCGGTCCTTTCAAGTTCCCTTGCTGACTGTTGCGCAAGAACAACCTGAATTCCCAGCTCTTTGGCTACTTTGGCTTGAATTACATTGCCCAGGCCGTAAGCGCATCTGTAGCCGACTCCGAACACAAAACCGTTTCTTATAACACTGGGATTTGTGTGCGGGTATTTTTTACGCAGTTTTACTGCTTTTTCATGAGTAATAGGATTATTGCTGCTGTTCAAGTTCTTCTCCTAATAGGTTAAAATCACCGATAAACCCGGTTCTGACTGCATCCTTTTCCTGTTCTGTTGTAGGAAATTTGTCTACAACTTTTGCGAATAAGGTTTGCTGCGCAAATGCGTGGGATGCAAGCTGGTCGGTTGTAATGCCTTTTGTACCATATTCTTTTTTGTAGAGCTTAAAGTAAGAAAGCACTTCTTTAAGCGCTTCATCAACTTCATAAGATTGCGCGAACTCTTGGGCAATCACGGAACTGTAAAGCTGGGCAATCATGTTTTTGCTTACGGGCTTTTCAATGTTTTTTTGATTTGCTTTAAAGGTTTTCCAGTTTTCTATCTGTAAAGCGCAGTCAGGAAAATGCCCCTGTGAAAACATTCCCAGTAATTGTTCAACGTGCGGGAATCTTTCTCCGTATGGAGGCCTCATGGATGCCTGCAAATCTCCGGTTTCCCATGCTTCCAGGCCCTGTTTTTTCAGAACCGGCGATTTTTTCAAGCCTGTCATGATTTTATGCGAACGTTTTGAAATGGCTTCAGCTATCGTGCAAATTGCCAGGTCCTGTGGAAAAAGCTTACCCTGGTATTTATAGTATTCTGAAGGTTTTATTTCTTCAGGTAATATAAATCCTGCTTCCTTTGCTAATAACCTTACTTCAGGGGCATCCAGTGTGCCGTTTTTCTTATTATCTATCATACCTGCTTCATCGGCTTTTAATTGGTTGTTTTGTTTCTTAAACGCATTGACAAGTTTCTGTATAGCGTACCATCTTAATGCGGCTTCAACACGCCCGCCCATTTTTGTGATTATTGAATGGGTTATAAGAAAATGTTTCTTTCTTGCTTTTGCGTGCCCGCGGGTTTGGCAGAAAAATGACCATAAACCGTCGGTTACAAAACCGGCTACGGTTACGTTGCAATTTGCACCTTCTGCAATTACCTGTTCCATCGCGCTTCCCGAATCGCCTTCGGCAAGATTGAAGTTGCCTTTCTTTACCTGTTCCACAAGAAGTTTATCTATATCGCCGTATACCCCTTTACTGGAGCCATCAACTTTATAGAAAACATGCGACTGGCCTTTGCGCGCTTTGATTTCGTCAGGCGTCATTGTCTCTTCAAGAAAAAGCCCTGAATCATAATTCATGCATTCCTGGTTAAATTCTTTGTGGAGTGTTAATATATCGCTTTTAAGCTTTTCAGGCTGGTTATAAGTCCTGGGATTTACCTGAAAACTGATTTTTCCTTTTTCTGTAAGAAGAAATACTGCCCTCTCGGACAATCTTGCCTTGTAGCCGGCAATTTTTGTAGCTCCGCGTACAAGTTCTTCTCTTGAGAGTTTCCCTTTGTTAGCAAGGGCGAATTTTCTTTTCATCGCCTGAAGTTCGTCATCTTCGGCCAGCGCCAGGCGGGCCAACGTGGGGTTCATCATTACAAGGTTTGCGCCCCAGAGAACTCTTGCTTCCATGATACCTAAACCATAATCTACACCGATTATGATATCCGTTTTCTCTTTTATTTTTCTTAAATTTGATTTTTTACCGAAATCAGCCCAGAAAGTTATCCAGCTTTTTACTGAATCCGTGCCGATTTCTTTGGATTTCTCAGCCATAAGGCCTTTTCCAGCCGTGGTCATGATTTTTGAAAGGCGTGTTTTTTCTTTATTGAGCAACCCTGACATGATTTCTTTATTTTCTGATTCGAATTTTTCAAGAAAGGATGCAAGGTTTTTTACTTCCTTTTTTAGTGTTTTATCGCTGACTATGTTTTTTTTATGCCTTTTTACGTTCTGAAGGTTTAGTTTTAATTCACAGGATCCGTTTAAAGCTATAGTTACCCAGATAAGAAGATTAAAAATCTTTTCTTTCTCTTCAGTTGAGCAGTTATTAATTGTTTTTGAAAAACCGTCCTGCAGTTCTTTTATATTTGCGGAAAAATTCTTGGGATTTGTAAAGCAGGTAATATTGTCAAATGCCTGCGCTTGCGACATTAAATCGCCTTTTGCCTGTTTGATAATCTTTTCAACTTTACTATCCATTTTTTTGCTCCTTTTTTTGATAGGAAAATCTTGTTTGGTTGGGGTTTCCTTAAATTTTAAAACAGCCTAAATTTTACTATTTTATTGTTTTTTTAAAAAATATTTAAATTCGGATTTTTCCGTCTATTTAAATACCGGTATTATTATGCCTCTTAATATCACCTTTTGCATAAATATAAACAAAATTAAAGGCGGAACGGCAGAAATAATAAGCGCTGCGCTTACAACAAAACGCGGCGCCCAGCTCTGTAATTCAAACAGCCACACCATCAAGGTCCACATATTCGGATCCTGGCAGACAACAAGCGCCCAAGTCCAGGAACCGTACATTGCCGTAAAAGCGCTAAGCACAGTTACTGCCAATATAGGTTTGCACAATGGGAACGTGATTTTCCTGAAAATCCATAACTCACTTGCTCCTTCGATTACGGCGCTGTCATAAAAATCCATGGGCAAACTGTCAAAAAACCCTTTAAGCAGGAATATGGAATAACCGGCGGCAGCGCCCGGCAGCAATATCGCTATGTAAGTATTCAGTAATCCTAACTGTTTAGTCAATAAAAATCCGGGAATATCGGTAACTTCAGCCGGAAAAGCCATAGTTACGAGCATTAAAAGCAGTATAGTGTAACTACTTTTTAATTTAAATCTTGAAAGCGCGTAGGCCGCCAGCGGATTAACCGTTATGGAAAGCAGAATAAAACACACGCATACGAATATGGTATTGGTCAAGGCCCTTCCGTGAATCAAAACCAGGCCGAAAACTTCACGGTAGTTTTTGGTAACCATGGTCCATCTGATCTTAAATT is from Elusimicrobiota bacterium and encodes:
- a CDS encoding tagaturonate epimerase family protein, encoding MNSSNNPITHEKAVKLRKKYPHTNPSVIRNGFVFGVGYRCAYGLGNVIQAKVAKELGIQVVLAQQSARELERTGRTYENVIDLGAYSSQEANLTIPWSADGDHLKTEEHIKAAVAGGCTHFTYDVSNELKKSIKEAVEQLTKLINLTAELKKGKDFTVEVSFDETEYTTKFDEVIFALEELKKRKIKVDELAPRFPGFFEKAIDYYLEKRDDKNTVEFERYLIEILKILNKYGVRLCVHSGSDKFSIYPILAKHTKNNYHLKSAGTYYLEELRIVAKHNPDLFKEIYAISMKQFEKDRASYELSTNTKNIPEISKLKGEDIFALLDTKTGNGDLRQLLHVTYGSILTVDRFFNGCFEALKNHSDEHYEVFKKHIKLHVDPCFVL